In Trifolium pratense cultivar HEN17-A07 linkage group LG7, ARS_RC_1.1, whole genome shotgun sequence, a genomic segment contains:
- the LOC123894130 gene encoding beta-fructofuranosidase, cell wall isozyme has protein sequence MAFCPIFLVALFSLIYGNYIIPIEATHHVYRTLQSSSSDSSNHQPYRTAYHFQPHKNWINDPNGPMRYGGFYHLFYQYNPEGAVWGNIVWAHSVSKDLVNWTPLDHAIHPSQPSDIKGCWSGSATILPGGKPAILYTGINPNNHQVQNIAIPKNISDPLLREWKKSPKNPLMEPTINNKINSSSFRDPTTSWLGKDGYWRVLIGSKINTKGMAIMYKSKNFVNWVEAKHPLHSAEGTGMWECPDFFPVLNKKNTLKIGVDTSMIGDDVKHVLKVSLDDTKHDHYLIGTYETTKDIFVPENGFVDNKFVLRYDYGKYYASKTFFDDGKNRRILLGWVNESSSVADDIKKGWSGIHTIPRTIWLHKSGKQLIQWPVKEIENLRINPVNWPTKVIKGGELIPITGVNSVQADVEISFEVKDFGKAEILDHWIDPQILCSQKGVSKKGGVGPFGLLVFASQGLQEYTAVFFRIFKYQHKNLVLMCSDQSRSSLNKDNDMTTYGTFVDVDPLHENLSLRTLIDHSVVESFGGEGRACITARVYPTLAIHDKAKLYAFNNGTSAVKISRLSAWSMKKAKIY, from the exons ATGGCTTTTTGTCCAATTTTCTTGGTtgctctcttctctctcatttATGGCAATTATATTATTCCCATTGAAGCCACCCACCATGTTTATAGAACTCTTCAAAGTTCATCTTCAGATTCTTCAAACCATCAACCTTATAGAACTGCTTATCACTTTCAACCTCACAAGAATTGGATAAATG ACCCCAATG gacCAATGAGATATGGAGGATTTTATCATCTATTTTACCAATACAACCCTGAAGGTGCTGTTTGGGGAAACATTGTGTGGGCTCATTCAGTATCAAAAGATCTTGTGAATTGGACACCATTGGATCATGCAATCCATCCATCTCAACCGTCAGATATTAAAGGTTGTTGGTCAGGATCAGCCACAATATTGCCAGGTGGCAAACCAGCAATTTTATACACAGGAATTAATCCAAATAATCATCAAGTACAAAATATAGCCATACCCAAAAATATATCTGACCCATTACTTAgggaatggaaaaaatcaccaaaaaatcCATTGATGGAACCTACaattaataacaaaattaattcaAGTTCATTTAGGGACCCAACTACTTCTTGGCTGGGAAAAGATGGGTATTGGAGGGTATTAATTGGTAGCAAAATAAATACTAAGGGAATGGCAATTATGtacaaaagtaaaaattttGTTAATTGGGTTGAAGCCAAACATCCCTTACATTCAGCTGAAGGAACAGGAATGTGGGAGTGTCCTGATTTTTTCCCAGTATTGAATaagaaaaatacattaaaaattgGTGTTGATACATCTATGATTGGTGATGATGTTAAACATGTGCTTAAGGTCAGTTTGGATGATACAAAACATGATCATTATTTGATTGGGACTTATGAGACTACTAAGGATATATTTGTTCCTGAAAATGGATTTGTGGATAATAAATTTGTATTGAGATATGATTATGGGAAATATTATGCCtcaaaaacattttttgatGATGGGAAGAATAGAAGGATCTTGTTGGGTTGGGTTAATGAATCCTCAAGTGTTGCTGATGATATCAAGAAAGGATGGTCTGGAATCCAT ACTATTCCAAGGACTATCTGGCTACATAAATCAGGAAAACAATTAATACAGTGGCCAGTTAAGGAAATTGAAAATCTACGTATAAATCCAGTCAATTGGCCCACCAAGGTGATTAAGGGAGGTGAATTGATTCCAATTACTGGTGTTAATTCAGTACAG GCTGATGTAGAAATTTCATTTGAAGTGAAAGATTTTGGAAAGGCTGAAATATTGGACCATTGGATAGATCCTCAAATTTTATGTAGTCAAAAGGGTGTATCCAAAAAAGGGGGTGTTGGACCATTTGGTCTGCTAGTATTTGCTTCTCAAGGCTTGCAAGAGTACACAGCAGTGTTTTTTAGAATATTCAAATACCAACATAAGAATTTGGTTCTCATGTGCAGTGACCAAAGCAG GTCATCTTTGAATAAGGATAATGATATGACCACATATGGGACTTTTGTGGATGTTGACCCTCTTCATGAAAATTTGTCACTAAGAACTTTG ATTGATCATTCAGTAGTGGAGAGTTTTGGTGGAGAAGGAAGGGCTTGCATCACAGCCAGAGTTTATCCAACATTAGCAATCCATGATAAGGCTAAGTTATATGCTTTCAATAATGGAACTTCTGCGGTCAAGATTTCAAGATTGAGTGCTTGGAGTATGAAGAAAGCAAAAATCTATTGA